The proteins below come from a single Procambarus clarkii isolate CNS0578487 chromosome 26, FALCON_Pclarkii_2.0, whole genome shotgun sequence genomic window:
- the LOC138368826 gene encoding mucin-22-like, with amino-acid sequence MNRFRKETRWCLIYQTYISRNYRTSAVHVYTTLEGQSVTVLTLEGQSVTFSTSEGQLQHSQPWKPRYCDSSPALEGQSITFPTLEGQLQHSQPWKVSYNIPNLGRSVTTFPTLEGQSTTFPTLEGQSVTFTTLEGQSITFPTLEGQLQHSQPWKVSYNIPNLGRPVTTFPTLEGQSVTFTTLEGQSTTFSTLEGQSVTFPTLEGQSTTFPTLEGLSTTFPTLEGQSVTFPTLEGQSTTFPTLEGLSTTFSTLEGQSTTFPTLEGQSTTFSTLEGQSTTFSTLEGQSTTFSTLEGQSTTFPTLEGQSTTFTTLEGQSTTFPTLEGQSTTFPTLEGQSTTFSTLEGQSTTFSTLEGQSTTFPTLEGQSTTFTTLEGQSATFPTLEGQSATFSTLEGQSATFSTLEGQSVTFPTLEGQSATFPTLEGQSTTFPTLEGQSTTFSTLEGQSTTFPTLEGQSTTFTTLEGQSTTFPTLEGLSTSFPTLEGQSVTFPTLEGQSTTFPTLEG; translated from the exons atgaacaggtttcgtaaagAGACACGTTGGTGCTTGATATATCAGACCTATATCAGTCGAAACTATCGAACTAGTGCTGTACATGTATACACAACCTTGGAAGGTCAGTCTGTAACAGTCTTAACCTTGGAAGGTCAGTCTGTAACATTCTCAACCTCGGAAGGTCAGTTGCAACATTCCCAACCTTGGAAG ccacgttattgtgactcatcgcctgcattggaAGGTCAGTCTATAACATTTCCAACCTTGGAAGGTCAGTTACAACATTCCCAACCTTGGAAGGTCAGTTACAACATTCCCAACCTTGGAAGGTCAGTTACAACATTCCCAACCTTGGAAGGTCAGTCTACAACATTCCCAACCTTGGAAGGTCAGTCTGTAACATTCACAACCTTGGAAGGTCAGTCTATAACATTCCCAACCTTGGAAGGTCAGTTACAACATTCACAACCTTGGAAGGTCAGTTACAACATTCCCAACCTTGGAAGGCCAGTTACAACATTCCCAACCTTGGAAGGTCAGTCTGTAACATTCACAACCTTGGAAGGTCAGTCTACAACATTCTCAACCTTGGAAGGTCAGTCTGTAACATTCCCAACCTTGGAAGGTCAGTCTACAACATTCCCAACCTTGGAAGGTCTGTCTACAACATTCCCAACCTTGGAAGGTCAGTCTGTAACATTCCCAACCTTGGAAGGTCAGTCTACAACATTCCCAACCTTGGAAGGTCTGTCTACAACATTCTCAACCTTGGAAGGTCAGTCTACAACATTCCCAACCTTGGAAGGTCAGTCTACAACATTCTCAACCTTGGAAGGTCAATCTACAACATTCTCAACCTTGGAAGGTCAGTCTACAACATTCTCAACCTTGGAAGGTCAGTCTACAACATTCCCAACCTTGGAAGGTCAGTCTACAACATTCACAACCTTGGAAGGTCAGTCTACAACATTCCCAACCTTGGAAGGTCAGTCTACAACATTCCCAACCTTGGAAGGTCAATCTACAACATTCTCAACCTTGGAAGGTCAGTCTACAACATTCTCAACCTTGGAAGGTCAGTCTACAACATTCCCAACCTTGGAAGGTCAGTCTACAACATTCACAACCTTGGAAGGTCAGTCTGCAACATTCCCAACCTTGGAAGGTCAGTCTGCAACATTCTCAACCTTGGAAGGTCAGTCTGCAACATTCTCAACCTTGGAAGGTCAGTCTGTAACATTCCCAACCTTGGAAGGTCAGTCTGCAACATTCCCAACCTTGGAAGGTCAGTCTACAACATTCCCAACCTTGGAAGGTCAGTCTACAACATTCTCAACCTTGGAAGGTCAGTCTACAACATTCCCAACCTTGGAAGGTCAGTCTACAACATTCACAACCTTGGAAGGTCAGTCTACAACATTCCCAACCTTGGAAGGTCTGTCTACATCATTCCCAACCTTGGAAGGTCAGTCTGTAACATTCCCAACCTTGGAAGGTCAGTCTACAACATTCCCAACCTTGGAAGGTTAG